One part of the Phoenix dactylifera cultivar Barhee BC4 chromosome 4, palm_55x_up_171113_PBpolish2nd_filt_p, whole genome shotgun sequence genome encodes these proteins:
- the LOC103712823 gene encoding scopoletin glucosyltransferase-like, translated as MGSEAAPHQLRMFFFPYMAAGHLIPMLDMAKLFACRGVASTIITTPSNTALVTSAIQRANSNSISLLCLPLPPPADTGLPDGWDASASIGRLDFQSVHHAIALLRGPLHHLLAGHQPDCLISDMFLPWTADIAHELGIPRLIFHGMGFFSLCVLHLLERYRPQDNVSSNDEPFIVPDLPHPIEMTRSQLPTPLKTNTDFNRLLERMHEAEAQSYGVVVNSCYEMELHYAEHYTKIIGKKAWCVGPVSLCNGSTTYDKVERASADHHGGCLAWLDSKKPGSVLYVCFGSLTQFTTSQLREIARGLEASGRAFIWVVRADGAEGVEWLSEEFEERSEGRGMIIRGWAPQILILNHEAVGGFLTHCGWNSVLEGVSAGVPMVTWPIFADQSFNEKLVVDVLEIGVRVGARIAGEGEEVVVKSEKIERAVDWVMGSGEEADRRRTRARSLGEVARRAVEDEGSSFKDMSRLIEELMLAPKRVRE; from the coding sequence ATGGGCTCAGAAGCCGCCCCCCACCAGCTCCGCATGTTCTTCTTCCCCTACATGGCCGCCGGCCACTTGATTCCCATGCTCGACATGGCCAAGCTCTTTGCCTGCCGTGGTGTGGCCTCCACGATCATCACCACCCCCTCTAATACTGCTCTTGTCACCTCCGCCATCCAACGCGCCAACTCCAATTCCATCTCCCTCCTctgcctccctctccctcctccagCCGACACAGGTCTCCCCGACGGCTGGGATGCCTCCGCTTCGATCGGACGCCTCGATTTCCAAAGCGTTCACCACGCCATCGCCCTTCTGCGCGGCCCCCTCCACCACCTTCTTGCCGGCCACCAGCCGGACTGCCTCATCTCTGACATGTTCCTCCCATGGACTGCCGACATCGCCCATGAGCTTGGCATCCCGCGCCTCATCTTCCATGGCATGGGTTTCTTCTCCCTCTGCGTGCTGCACCTCCTTGAGCGCTACAGGCCTCAAGACAACGTTTCCAGCAATGATGAACCATTCATCGTGCCCGACCTACCGCACCCGATCGAAATGACACGATCGCAGCTCCCTACACCACTCAAAACCAACACTGACTTCAACAGGCTCTTGGAGAGGATGCATGAGGCCGAAGCCCAGAGCTATGGCGTGGTAGTTAACAGCTGCTACGAAatggagctccactatgccgaGCATTACACCAAAATCATTGGAAAGAAGGCGTGGTGTGTCGGACCGGTTTCCTTGTGCAACGGGAGCACCACCTATGATAAGGTGGAGAGAGCTTCTGCAGACCACCATGGTGGCTGTCTGGCTTGGCTGGACTCCAAGAAGCCCGGCTCGGTCCTTTATGTTTGCTTTGGCAGCCTTACCCAATTTACCACGTCTCAGCTTCGGGAAATCGCACGGGGCCTCGAGGCCTCCGGGCGTGCATTCATTTGGGTGGTGAGGGCGGACGGTGCTGAGGGGGTGGAGTGGCTTTCAGAGGAATTCGAGGAGAGGAGCGAGGGGAGGGGCATGATCATAAGAGGATGGGCACCGCAGATACTGATACTGAACCACGAGGCGGTCGGAGGCTTTTTGACGCACTGTGGATGGAACTCGGTGCTCGAAGGGGTGAGCGCCGGCGTGCCGATGGTCACATGGCCGATATTCGCCGATCAGTCGTTCAACGAGAAGCTGGTGGTGGATGTGTTGGAGATCGGGGTCCGAGTTGGGGCGAGGATtgcaggagaaggggaggaggtggtggtgaaGAGTGAGAAGATTGAGAGGGCGGTGGATTGGGTGATGGGGAGCGGAGAGGAGGCGGACAGGAGGAGGACGAGAGCGAGGAGCTTGGGGGAGGTAGCAAGACGAGCCGTGGAGGACGAGGGTTCATCTTTCAAGGACATGAGCAGGCTAATAGAGGAGTTGATGCTGGCACCCAAACGGGTGAGAGAGTGA
- the LOC103713974 gene encoding protein indeterminate-domain 11-like, translating into MSRDDSTIVPPAQVPDEDVNRSHDSPENQQRPRRRRNKPGNPDPRAKVIALSPRELLAKADYFCQMCPRVFQTQQKLQVHQRSHSIPWIFQPSDRNDLKPVYVCPEPTCVHHNPLRALSDITGIKKHYYRKHCEPKWRCDKCRKMYAVEADLKAHRKICSTYRCECGRPFPGREECDAHRQLQQCGTTREEMRSPNDSLNLLLWLSEENPSSNHPGMVSGTDLISTPPVQHEEVATGAAASDPSSSSFFGGLLGSMNGQQQNEFQSFAQETPYSSSSPSYFHQVINLTEQSQGNELQCFGPGLQFFGQDPVVSSSFPFEIPNMETDYVAAISVGLSAPTEGQGRRMDPPIYSSGMVQPDQGGLMTVPFSGPEVQPAALLPIPSPSPSQLDELERLVMED; encoded by the exons ATGTCTAGAGATGATTCTACTATTGTCCCTCCAGCCCAAGTTCCAGATGAAGACGTAAACCGGAGTCACGATTCTCCAGAAAATCAACAGAGACccaggaggaggagaaacaaaCCAGGAAACCCCG ACCCAAGGGCCAAGGTGATCGCTCTGTCACCAAGGGAATTATTGGCAAAAGCTGACTACTTCTGTCAGATGTGCCCTAGGGTGTTCCAAACACAGCAAAAGCTCCAAGTCCATCAACGGAGCCACAGCATCCCATGGATATTTCAACCAAGCGACCGTAATGATCTCAAGCCTGTGTACGTTTGTCCCGAGCCCACCTGCGTTCACCACAACCCTCTTCGCGCACTCAGCGACATTACCGGGATAAAGAAGCATTACTACCGCAAGCACTGCGAACCAAAGTGGCGATGCGATAAGTGCCGCAAGATGTACGCCGTGGAGGCGGATTTGAAGGCGCACAGGAAGATATGCAGCACATACCGGTGTGAGTGCGGCCGTCCATTCCCGGG GAGAGAGGAATGTGATGCTCATAGACAACTACAGCAATGCGGAACGACtagggaggaaatgagatcccCTAATGACAGCCTCAATCTCCTGTTATGGCTTTCTGAAGAG aatccttcttccaaccatcCCGGCATGGTGTCCGGGACGGACTTAATATCGACGCCGCCGGTGCAGCATGAGGAGGTGGCGACGGGTGCGGCCGCAAGCGATCCATCGTCCTCATCATTCTTCGGTGGTTTATTAGGCTCGATGAACGGACAGCAGCAGAACGAGTTCCAAAGCTTTGCGCAAGAGACACCATACAGCTCCTCCTCACCCTCGTACTTCCATCAGGTGATCAACTTAACGGAGCAGTCACAGGGGAATGAGTTGCAGTGTTTTGGGCCTGGGTTGCAATTCTTTGGGCAGGATCCAGTCGTaagttcttcctttcctttcgagATTCCGAATATGGAGACTGACTATGTGGCTGCTATTTCTGTCGGACTGTCTGCACCAACCGAGGGCcaaggaagaaggatggatccaCCGATATACTCCAGTGGCATGGTACAGCCCGATCAGGGAGGACTGATGACCGTGCCTTTTAGTGGCCCGGAGGTGCAACCAGCGGCTCTGCTGCCAATACCGTCGCCAAGCCCTTCTCAGCTCGATGAGCTTGAGCGTCTGGTCATGGAAGATTGA